Part of the Sinorhizobium sp. BG8 genome, CATCAACGGCTTGCTCATCACCAAGCTCAACGTTGCACCCTTCATCGCCACGCTCGGTACGCTCTACGTGGCCCGCGGCTTCGCGTTGCTCTCCTCCGACGGTCAGACCTTCCCGAATCTTGTAGGAAAGCCGGACCTCGGCACGACAGGCTTCGGCTTCCTTGGCTCCGGCCGCATCGTCGGCCTGCCTGTATCGATCTGGATCCTCATCGTCGTGGCACTTGCGGCTGCCTACGTTGCCAAGTACACGCCGATAGGCCGTCACATCTTCGCCGTCGGCGGAAACGAGCGTGCTGCCCGCATGTCCGGCATCCGCGTCGATCGCGTCAAGATGTTCGTCTACATGTTCTCCGGCTTCTGCGCTGCGATCGTCGGCCTGGTTATCTCGTCGGAGCTGATGGCTTCGCACCCTGCGACCGGCAATTCGTTCGAACTGAATGCCATCGCCGCTGCCGTTCTCGGCGGGACGTCGATGTCGGGCGGACGCGGGACGATCGGCGGCACCATTATCGGCGCCTTCGTGATCGGCATCCTGTCGGACGGACTTGTGATGATGGGCGTTTCCTCCTTCTGGCAGATGGTGATCAAGGGTATTGTCATCATCGTCGCCGTGGTGGTGGATCAGGCGCAGCGCCGGCTCCAGCAGCAGGTCAGCCTGATGCAGCTCGCAAAGAAGGGATAATCCGATATGACTGACCTCAAGGGTGCCGTAATCGGCTGCGGCTTCTTCGCGGTCAACCAGATGCATGGCTGGGCCGACGCCTCGAATGTCTCTATCGTCGCGATCTGCGATCGCGACCCGGAGCGGCTGAAGATCGTCGGTGACC contains:
- a CDS encoding ABC transporter permease, coding for MTTATTSTAPADTSTGSVLLTLMKLRTFIALFAVIAFFSIFAPNFLSTANIILMSKHVALNAFLAMGMTFVIVTGGIDLSVGSIVGLCGMVAGGLILHGIDLQIGYTIYFNVFEVALLTLLVGIVIGAINGLLITKLNVAPFIATLGTLYVARGFALLSSDGQTFPNLVGKPDLGTTGFGFLGSGRIVGLPVSIWILIVVALAAAYVAKYTPIGRHIFAVGGNERAARMSGIRVDRVKMFVYMFSGFCAAIVGLVISSELMASHPATGNSFELNAIAAAVLGGTSMSGGRGTIGGTIIGAFVIGILSDGLVMMGVSSFWQMVIKGIVIIVAVVVDQAQRRLQQQVSLMQLAKKG